AGCTTCCTGCTTCATTGATCTGTTTCATCCAGCATCTCCACAGGCTCTGCCCCTCAGTCCGAGGGTGAGAATGTTTAATGCCGCGTTGAGATCCCGATCAAGCCTGAGCCCGCATCGCGGGCACTCGTGGACTCGATCCTTC
The genomic region above belongs to Methanothrix sp. and contains:
- a CDS encoding zinc ribbon domain-containing protein — protein: KDRVHECPRCGLRLDRDLNAALNILTLGLRGRACGDAG